Below is a genomic region from Ahaetulla prasina isolate Xishuangbanna chromosome 16, ASM2864084v1, whole genome shotgun sequence.
CACTAAACCAGAACCCTTAATATGCTTAACCTGCTACCAGCATCTTTCCAGGAGATTTAAGACTCCGTCaatgttccttcttcctttttattttttaaataacagcTGGTCTGTTTTCGTTTTTTGAAGCCTCGGTTGTCCAAAGAGACAGGTATTTTGCCTCCGTGATCTGGCTCGACGCAGCACCAAGTCTTAAAAAGGCGTGGCCGAAAATTCAGGGCAggggttgggttgttttttttttttgcaaggttgggggagggggtgaGGGACGTATTTCTTTGCGAGGAAGCGAGAAAAGAGTCGAATTTGCACTATTGTCCAGCACGCCTGTCCTAGTGAaaaatggattattattttttttaatcctccccaccccccacacacacacgtggCCTAAACTTTCCATCTCTGTTTGCAACTGGAAAATTCCGCCTGCTGGGAGCAAGGAACTAAGTTCCCAAGGTTCTCGGCCAGGAGGGAGTCACAGGCTCACCCTATCCAGAAGGACTGGGACTTACTGAACATGAAgttccaaaatatatatatacatatatatatatatacccccaTATATACATTAATATACCTTAAAACTAAAATATCGTATCTGGAAGAGAGTTGCTCCATTCCGTTGCAAATGAATTGGCACAGGCTGAGCTCTGTGAAGAAGGCTAGAGCAGCCAAGATTGGATGCCAACTCTTGGGGTACCTCTGCTGCTGGCAGGTCGGTCTTGGCCAATCCCTGAGAAGTGGGGGACACCGTCCCGTCCCCGgtctttttctcccttctccccCTTTTTCAGAAGCCAATGGGACAGCGCCATCTCGAGCTTCCTTGCTGCCTCCGTCCGCCGTATTAGGAAGGATTTCTGCAGGCTGGCAATGCTACCAACGCCCCAAGCGATGTTATCCAGGTGCCGGCATTGTTCGTGTTTGAAATAAAGCTACTCTTGGAAATCCTCACGAAACGACGGGTCTTTGGTCTGCTTTAAATCACGATCCTAGAAAAACGGGGTGGTGTGGGGGCCGCACAGATTTTCTTATTGCGCTTAACTCTTgtagtacaggtactccttgattaTACGACAACTCGTTTAGTGTTACCGgctgaagttacaacaggactgagaAAAAGGGGACCTGCGAtccttttccacacttacgaccattgcaagcCGTGATGTACCTTGGTTAACTttggcttagaccaggggtctccaaacctggccactTTAGCCctgtataccgtttcagacagatCCTCCCTGcttctgtctctctgctgtcATCAACCTATCATCTCTGTGTCATCTTATCTATTATCTACCAATCTATCATCTGACTGTCCATCTGTCTATCATGGACAGAAGGAATAATTTggaagaacaggaggaagagccacgaGCAAGGctgttggagaaaaaaaaatcttgagccTGAGCCAAAACCGTAACCCGAGGAAGCATCTTGGACAAGACCCTCCACTAGTATCtgaaaggtggggtggggggaggagagaagcGTATTCAGACTTGCAGTCTTCTGCATCTGCAGCCTTACAATAAACCAGTATTTGCGGCATGCACGACTCTGGTTTCCTAGTTTGGACTACCCTGGGGAGCCTTGACGAGGAGcgagagtgaaaaaaaaaacagaaaagttgttaacaaaagagggagaaaaactGGCCCAATGACTTTCCCCTTCTCCATCTCTGGAATGCGGGAGAACAAGTCCCAGCTTCTCCCATCTCCACCCTGGTtctaccctctttttttttttcctgccttctccTTTCCACTTCCAGCTGTGCCTGGAAGATCTTCAGCCAGGTGACCGGCTGACCGCTATCATCCTTCTCCAGAGATGTTTTAAGGTAACTGCGCTCGGGAGAAACGGATGAGGTCAGAGTGATCGATCGGCTTTTGTCTCTTTCAAGATCTGGCACGTCAATCCGGTCTCCTGGATCTTTTGGGAATACTGGGCAGGGAGACAACTGCTGGGAAGCCTCGGGCGATGCTGCACTCCCAACTCCCATCCACCCCGACCAAGTAGGGATTATAAATTGGGTTTTCCTGGGATTGCGAGCTCCCTGGGAAGGTGGGGTGGTTGTCCTAAAATTTAGGGGGTGACCAAGGAACGGTAGGGGGGGATTTGAACCAGGTCCGCTTCTGCAGCGCTTGCTGTATAATTCCCTGAATCTAAATGGTGGCTTTCTGGCAGTCCTAAGGAAATTCCAATGAGAACAAAAGGGGAagccaaagattttttttaaatcttagggGGATCAGAGCTACTTTGATCTAGCGGTTaagacaccaagctagaaaccgggggattgtgagttctagtcctgctttaaggCACGAAAGCAGGCTGGTTGACTTCAAGCCACTCACcagggtgagttctagtaccactttaggtatgaaagccaattGGAGACTGAGTTAATCTCCAGGTGGTGGTAAATTCTAGTCCATCCTTAATTTTGCCTGGATGACGGCCAATTacaaggagacggtgagttctagttctgtcttaggcatgaaagccagctgagtgactttgggccagtccctctctcagcctgcccacctcacaggattgttggtgggaaaataggaggagtatTAGGAAGAACtcacccatctcctggtgattggctcaaagtcacccagccgacttTCACGCCTAAATTAGGACTAGAAGAACTCAGTCTCCCATTTTCGAGCCTGATACCTTGACCTTTAGACCGATCTGGCTGAATATTCAGAACAATATTCATGCAGAATCTTTTTTATGCACTCTGGGAAGCGATTAGATTAcacgtggctggctggggaattctgggagttgaagtccacacatcttaaaagcatCCAAGATTGAGAAAACGGCCCTACGCTAAGCTGCAGCAAACTCATTTTGTCTCGGTGGGACCAGAAAATCCTGCTTTGGCTTCAGGGTGGCCACATGGCACAGACCCTGGAGTGGAATTCATTGGCTAATCCAGAACCGGAGTAGGTTTCAATGCCATAAATCATTCTGGGGAATTTTGCAAGGTTCTCGCAACCTTTAAATGGTGTTTTGCAACCTGCGAACAAGGAAATAATGAACACCGTTAAAACCAGCGGGCTTGTTTTAGGATATTTAAAACCTGCAATAATGAAACCAGGGTGCGCTCCTTAAGACTACCTAGTCCTGGATttacaacattcatttagtgaacattcaaagttacgatgaccctgaaaaaaagtgaccggcgaaagtttttcacacaaccgttcaAAACCCTTTCACAAAACCATTCAATAATCAAAATTCGACTATCCCGGACAAAGTTTGTTGAGCTTTATTTTAATCTTAATATAatgaggataggatagggtagaattctatttcttcccttccttctttcccttttccttccttcctccctgcctcctccctccctccctcccttctttctttccctttcccttccttccttcctcccaccttcccttcctcttcttccttttctttctttccctttttttccctttcatttcctttttctttctttcttttccttccttcttttccctttcccttcctccctccctcccaccttcccctccttccttccttccttttctttcttttcctttttttcctttcgtttcctttttctttctttctttcttttccttccttccttcctccctccctcctttccttccctgacTCTTTTTGTCTTTGTGCCAAAATTCCCACCTCCTCCTTTAGGCGTCCCAGAAGAATCAAACTCGATCAGCGGGGCTTCTGGGCTATGGGACAAATGTCcaatgccaaagtccactgcaggGGCCTCCAGAATGAGCTGGGGTCATGCCATGTTTTTGTCCCTCGCAGCTTATCACGTGGCGATGAAATGACCCGCCCAGCTTAGCAGGGGAAGGTTGATCCCTGGACATGGAGTGAACTGGACAGCGAGGAGACCGTTTGCTTTAACAAGCGACGCGTTTATTGTCAATGGCCCCCGTCAGCCAAGAGCAACTCTCTAAGGTAAGAAGCGAAGGGAGCAGAGAAACCAAACGCACcaagaattttatttctttattaaggaAATAGATTTTATCTGGCTGCCCAGCTCACACACCCTGTGCCCCTTGAGTCATTTCTGGttttgtgaaaaaaataattgtaaagtTTGGATTCACATCTGCAGCCACTTTTCATTGGAAATGGTTTTACTAAAACTGAACATcttaaataaaaatgcagaaaagagTTTCTAGAAACTGATAGCCAATAAAAATGGGTGCTGATACTAAGAccataagaaggaaaaaaaatcatcttaaatactaaatacttttaaatatctGAAGCTGGTTGTCTGATCATGCACTATGTCTTTAAACTCCCTTAATGAATATTGTAAGTACTAAAATACTGTTTTAATGCAGTACTggagttttaaaaatggaaagattaAAACTTATGCAATGAAATCCTATTGATCGCAGGAAATTTTGTTTCCAATTCTTTGCTAGAGATTACAaatcatttttattgattttctacATATAACTTGCACTGATTTCTGTAGCCTCTCTCTTCCTCAAGTCTAAAATCTACTAGAAGATAATCTACTTAGTTTCTATAAAGGGCAACCCACCAGCTCTTTAAATGAAAGCGAGGTGCCATTAAGTTTCCTagcaaggtttttttctttttctttttgcaaataaattctatgataaatacaggcaatcctcaacttacgacctcaGCTGAGCCCaacagttctgttgctaagtgagacggttgttaagtgaggtttacgTCCCGTTTGTCCCTTCCaatgaaccggctgaataaccACCCTTGTCTAATGCTgtgcaggctgggggattctgggaattgaagatcTTCAAGTAGCCAAGATTGAGAATCACCAGTCTAAATATCTTCTCCAACTTGTTCTGTAGTTCCAGCAGGAGGGCTTCTTGGTCCTCGAACGGTTCTTCAGCCTAGAAGAATGCGACGCCATGAGGGCCCAGATCCGAAAGATAATTGAGTCTATGGACATGCCAGCTCACTGCCGCACAGAGTTTTCAACCCAGCAGTCGGAACAACTCCAGGCTCAGGTGGGCGATTCCAGGGGGGGCCGCCTTTCAGTTCCGTTcacaactcacttcacaaatttcaTAGCCTCAGCTGACCACAGCCAACGTTTTATGACGTTTCGTATGATTGTGATGGCATTAAAATGTTTTGCTGAACTGGCTAATTGTCAAATCCCACGGGAGTCCTGGGTTCCAGAGTTTGGAAGCGTTCTGTAAGTGAGCCCCTCTGAGCTGCCTTGATTCCAAAAACGGTTGCCCTGCAATGCACACCCAGATAAAATTATACAAAAGTTTTGTAGGTAGGTCTCAGCTTACCAccggtcatttttttttttggtttacatttataccccgcccttctccgaagactcagggcggcttacagtgtatataaggcaatagtctcattctatttgtatatttttacaaagtcaacttattgcccccccaacaatctgggtcctcattttacctaccttataaaggatggaaggctgagtcaaccttgggccgggcttgaacctgcagtaattgcaggctactgtgttctaataacaggctctaacagcctgagctattccggccctttaaAGCGACTGGTCAAACTTTCAGCAAAAACGGCCCGCAAGAACAACGGATTTGCTTTACGGCAatcgttcacttaatgactgctggaAAAAAGGTAGGCCATGTGGATGACCCACCTTTCAACCATCCCAGGaatggacaggctccattacagtcgtacgtcgaggactactgtaGTAACATACAGAAGTAGTAGTACTGCAGTAGTACATATAGTAGTGTTGCATATAGATGACTTTAATATTGttgtatataaaggtaaagattcccctcgcacatatgtgcaagtcgttcctgactctagggggcgttgctcatctccgtttcaaagcagaagagccagtgctgtccgaagacgtctccgtggtcatgtggctggcatgactcaacgccaaaggcgcacggaactctgttcccttcccaccaaaggtggtccctattttttctacttgcattttttatgtgctttcgaactgctaggttggcagaagccgggacaaggaatggagctcaccccgttacgcggcgcgagggattcgaaccgctgaactgccgacctttctgatcgacaagtttggcgtcttagccactgagccattgtgtcccTTGTTGTATATAGATGATTTTAATATAAAACAGCTACGAATCTGAAATTTTGGAGACCCTCGGCTAACATTGCTACTTTAACCTGGTTTCTGACAGGGTTCTGCAGAATATTTCCTCAACAGCGGAGACAAAATCAGGTTCTTTTTCGAAAAAGGTGTTTTTGATACAAAAGGTACTGTTCTCCCCAAGGCCtcttgacacccctattctacgCAATCTGGTTGTTGGGTCGTTCTTCTAAATCCGGACTTTTTAATTTGCAGGGGACTTTCTGGTTCCAAAGGAGAAATCGATCAATAAAATTGGCCACGGTAAGTAAAGGGCTACCTGAAAATCCCTTTCcctgagaaatagaatagaatagaatagaattttttattggccaagtgtgattggacacacaaggaatttgtctttggtgcatatgctctcagtgtacataaaagaaaagatacgttcatcaaggtagttAATAGTTAATGCAAATTGGAAACAAAATGGAAGGACTGGGCGAAAGTATGCAGGTAGCTCTCGACTTAcacgagttcatttagtgaccgttcagttacaaagggactgaaaaaagtaatttatgaccatttttccacacttatgactgttgcagcatccccagggtcacgtgatcaaaattcagacaccgaCTCATAAGTcagaagtcgagaactacctgtaaggaGTTTGCAACTTACTAAAAGTTCACATCTAGGTGTAATAAAAGAGAATTTTTCTCCCTGGCAAGTTTGAGCCAATTATTACCTGACTTTTGATAGGATTTTCAATAAGTAGCACCTATGatggttaatttattttatttattaaatttatatgacgCACATGTGACTTATTATTGATGAGGCAAATTAATTACACCTATGCCATTATAATCAAAATGATTCTTATATCACTAGGATGTTGATTATTATTTCTAGCTCTACATGCCTACGATCCCGTCTTCAAGCAAATGACCCACACAGCCAAGGTGCAGGTGAGTTGAACCCTGGCCAACCCTGCAGGGCTGTTGTAGAAAGAGCAAATTACAGCCAACACCAGAAGCCTCTCCTTCCTTTGGTTATGAGACAGGAAATTGACCGGCATTGGCTCTGCCTCCCTGCTCATTTAGTCCTTCACAACAGCCCTGCTGGGGTTGGTTTTAAATCCAGCTGTTGGGCCTTTTACAAGGTGatgtaggttttttactgccatGATGATTTGGTTAACAAACCATGGTTCAAAGAACTGATCATTTAACCAAGGTTGGTAACCCATCTCTGAGTGAGAGGGGGAAAATGCTTTTAACTCTGCTTTAATTGGCAAAATGTTGGAAGGAAGCATTTTCTCAGGCTGCAAGCGAAAAGCACAGAAAATTAACAATTTCTTACATTTTGGGACATTCCGCAGGCTTTAGCAAGAAATTTGGGTCTGGAGAATCCTGTGGTGGTGCAGAGCATGTACATCTTCAAGGTACGTGAACccagctttttgaaaaaaaaatatgtagttGGGGGATCCGTGGAAGGTGGAGGGCTCCTTAGAGACCTCCGCCAGCAGTGAGAACCCACAACTTAGAATCCCAGATtctaagggaagggaagggacccCAGAGACCATTTAGTCCAATTCTTTTCCCAAACCAGAAACTCATTATTACAGCAAtgggtgattattattattatttttaaaaaaagttttctctTTTAGGcttaatagtctttttttttttttttactcgttTTATAGCAACCGGGCATTGGTGGGGAAGGTGAGTTTCTTACTGCCTGGCCTTTCCTCTAACTCTTTCCCATGGGGGCTGCCCTGGAGATGTTGGACTGCAAGTCCCATTGTCCCCTGCAGGAAAGGGAACGAGTCACCATGCTGCTTAGTCTGTTCCTGTTGATCCCGTGACCCTCCCCAATCCTTGGGGGAGTCCCACTGACCTTGGGGACCGGACGCAGAAAATTGTGGGCGGTTCATAAATTTAAGGACCCAAATCACAATTCTGGTCAAACTTAGTTGTTAAAATCATCTTAATCGGCGTTGGTACGTTGCCAAGGGCCTCACCCTGGACACAATGTGGTTCGGTTGTGAATTTATGAATCTTTTTTTTACCGATTGCAATCCAAGAGGGAGTCTGGCTGGATTGTGCGGAAGAAAACAGAAACGTTTGTGTTTTAGGATTGTTTGAAGCCAGCTTACTGGCGTTTGCAAACAAACCACTTAGGCAAGGATGACTTCACGTGTCTCCTCTGCTCCTTTCAGTGATGCCACATCAGGACGCAACTTTTCTGTACACAACCCCTTTGGGCAAAGTGATGGGCTTCTGGATCGCTCTGGAAAACGCCACCCAAGAAAACGGCTGCTTGTGGTTCATTCCAGGCTCGCATATAGGTAAGGTGTGAAGATGCTAACTGCTGAGAATTGCTGCGAGTCGGGTAtcaatttaagaaataaaatgaacgaATCCAATCAAAGGGAGCCCCTAAAGCTCACCCTTCTGTTTTTGCTTTCCAGCTGGCATCACGCGGCGGATGGTCCGAACTCCTCCTGGGACGATTCCTTGCACCGATTTCATTGGCACTGAGCGAGTGTATGAAGACTGCCGGTTTGTCCCCGTGCCAGCGGGCAAAGGTAGGGTGGCACCGCTGAAAAATCTAAGTGGGCTGAGCCACATCCGAAGAATAAGTTTGGGAGGGAAATTGGTTCTCTTCTCCTGGAAGGGGAAACATAATTCGGGGGCCTAAAATTCCATCATTTAGATcaggggggtctccaaacttggtgactttaaggTTTTTGGGCTTCAACTgcctgaattccccagccacccactgggagttgaagtccgaaagtcttaaaagtcgccaagtttggagaccccccccTCCCGAGTTAGACCCATTTTAAATCTAGGTCTTTCCCACCAGTGAATGGAAGAAACCAAaccgttacaggtagtccttgagtttaaa
It encodes:
- the PHYHD1 gene encoding phytanoyl-CoA dioxygenase domain-containing protein 1 isoform X1, translating into MAPVSQEQLSKFQQEGFLVLERFFSLEECDAMRAQIRKIIESMDMPAHCRTEFSTQQSEQLQAQGSAEYFLNSGDKIRFFFEKGVFDTKGDFLVPKEKSINKIGHALHAYDPVFKQMTHTAKVQALARNLGLENPVVVQSMYIFKQPGIGGEVMPHQDATFLYTTPLGKVMGFWIALENATQENGCLWFIPGSHIAGITRRMVRTPPGTIPCTDFIGTERVYEDCRFVPVPAGKGDLVLIHGEVVHKSEANYSQESREVYTFHLMEAKDAVWSAENWLQPTPELPFPSLYTSE
- the PHYHD1 gene encoding phytanoyl-CoA dioxygenase domain-containing protein 1 isoform X2, which produces MAPVSQEQLSKGSAEYFLNSGDKIRFFFEKGVFDTKGDFLVPKEKSINKIGHALHAYDPVFKQMTHTAKVQALARNLGLENPVVVQSMYIFKQPGIGGEVMPHQDATFLYTTPLGKVMGFWIALENATQENGCLWFIPGSHIAGITRRMVRTPPGTIPCTDFIGTERVYEDCRFVPVPAGKGDLVLIHGEVVHKSEANYSQESREVYTFHLMEAKDAVWSAENWLQPTPELPFPSLYTSE